A portion of the Paenibacillus marchantiae genome contains these proteins:
- a CDS encoding alpha/beta hydrolase, translating to MKFSMRLYGVIVGLITILLSWSQSFFINYLIPLGIVAMVVSVVNILVVKKHLNEKIYRAWLGISALFIATEILWMIFDKIGLFVVAQVSFAVTGFALIIFALGMHKKMNRSFKSLTLRISKWVLVLVLMLGTSILILFTATPKPVALYLQSSSGAENTYTTEPSTTTTIDGKYQLTTNIQYGDKYPRSFLNIITPDGQLDEERPTYFYVHGGGFIAGDSIGGDPNAGAASNTMLYHYELMVDHGYNVVTINYALAPEYIHPTPIKQLSEAVQYMQQNGKQYGINMNNVIFGGGSAGGFIAADFVTIQANPEYAKEIDINPVIELTDIKALVLEVPILDFSRGHRTVTEDIVTDYIFAQSGSAYIGQPVVSADKDILQSLNVIPRATSNFPPTFITDGNTGTFTDQAEDYYNRLKELGVKTDLYIPDIHESKEVHGYMNTIDTKATRTYIQRKLAFLDSLD from the coding sequence ATGAAATTTAGTATGAGGTTATACGGAGTTATTGTAGGGTTAATTACGATCTTATTGTCTTGGTCACAGTCATTTTTTATCAATTATCTTATCCCATTAGGAATCGTAGCCATGGTTGTGTCTGTAGTTAATATTCTAGTCGTTAAGAAGCACTTAAATGAAAAGATCTATCGTGCCTGGTTAGGTATCTCGGCTTTGTTTATAGCTACTGAAATCCTCTGGATGATATTTGATAAAATCGGATTATTTGTAGTTGCACAAGTTTCATTTGCAGTAACCGGGTTTGCATTAATTATTTTTGCATTAGGCATGCATAAGAAAATGAATCGAAGTTTCAAATCATTAACGTTGAGAATTAGCAAATGGGTTCTCGTCCTTGTTTTAATGTTGGGGACATCCATATTAATATTATTTACAGCTACGCCAAAGCCAGTTGCTTTATATTTGCAAAGCAGTTCTGGAGCAGAAAATACTTACACAACAGAACCATCTACTACCACAACTATTGATGGTAAATATCAGTTAACAACGAATATTCAATATGGAGATAAGTATCCAAGAAGTTTTTTAAATATCATTACACCCGATGGTCAATTGGATGAAGAACGTCCAACATACTTTTATGTGCACGGCGGTGGCTTTATAGCGGGAGATTCAATTGGAGGTGATCCTAACGCAGGAGCGGCTTCAAATACAATGTTATATCATTATGAATTAATGGTTGATCATGGTTATAATGTGGTGACCATAAATTATGCTTTAGCTCCAGAATATATACACCCTACACCCATAAAACAATTATCAGAAGCGGTGCAATATATGCAGCAAAATGGCAAACAGTACGGAATTAATATGAACAATGTAATCTTTGGCGGGGGAAGCGCAGGTGGATTTATCGCTGCAGACTTTGTGACAATTCAAGCTAACCCTGAGTATGCGAAAGAAATCGATATTAATCCTGTCATAGAGCTTACGGATATCAAAGCTTTAGTATTAGAAGTACCCATTCTTGACTTTAGTCGGGGCCATAGAACCGTAACCGAAGACATCGTGACTGACTATATTTTCGCTCAATCAGGAAGTGCATACATTGGTCAGCCGGTGGTTAGCGCTGATAAAGATATCTTACAATCCTTAAATGTAATACCAAGAGCGACGAGTAATTTCCCTCCAACTTTTATAACGGATGGAAACACGGGGACATTCACAGATCAGGCTGAAGATTATTATAACCGCTTAAAAGAATTAGGGGTCAAGACAGATTTATATATTCCTGATATCCATGAGAGCAAAGAAGTTCATGGATATATGAACACGATTGATACTAAAGCAACTCGAACTTATATTCAGAGAAAATTAGCCTTCTTGGATAGTTTAGATTAA
- a CDS encoding MarR family winged helix-turn-helix transcriptional regulator, which produces MDMDRKQLEQHIDLYTQRAISISISMQSIQKNISKDSSVTPDQFNLLNVINTTDHCTASFLAKALNVKKSSITAIVNRLTDKELIKREYNEKDKRVVWLELTEKGQHIVLEERQKILAVLMPLGNKLTVKELEELNQYLSVIDTQLNNIKKDMVKNEI; this is translated from the coding sequence ATGGATATGGATAGAAAGCAATTAGAACAACATATTGATCTGTATACTCAGAGAGCAATATCAATTTCAATAAGTATGCAATCTATTCAAAAGAATATTTCAAAAGATAGCAGTGTTACTCCAGACCAGTTTAATTTATTGAATGTCATTAATACGACTGATCATTGCACAGCCAGTTTTTTAGCTAAAGCACTTAATGTCAAGAAAAGTTCTATTACTGCTATCGTGAATCGATTAACGGATAAAGAATTAATTAAACGTGAGTACAATGAAAAAGATAAACGAGTGGTCTGGCTTGAATTAACAGAAAAAGGACAGCACATTGTGTTGGAAGAGAGACAGAAAATACTGGCTGTATTGATGCCTTTAGGAAATAAGCTCACTGTTAAAGAGCTGGAGGAATTAAACCAATATTTATCTGTGATTGATACACAATTAAATAATATAAAGAAGGATATGGTTAAAAATGAAATTTAG
- a CDS encoding class I SAM-dependent methyltransferase, whose product MNNRERFSSRVDSYLKYRPSYPKEAIDHLYDVVGLRANSNIADIGSGTGIISKLLLERGSYVIAVEPNQAMREAAEQMLESNPKFQSTSGSAESTGLPDESVDFIVCAQAFHWFDRSAAQMEFRRILRPGGRVILIWNSRLTNGTPFREEYNQLLHTYGTDYEKVNHKNISKTILLSFFKEGSMHEMRFRMSQEFDFEGLKGRLLSSSYSPVPGHANYDPMMTELRNLFDKNNQDGIVEFDYETEIFWGEV is encoded by the coding sequence ATGAACAACAGAGAACGGTTTTCGAGTCGGGTCGATTCGTATTTGAAATACCGCCCGAGCTATCCCAAAGAGGCTATTGACCATTTGTACGACGTCGTCGGTTTACGTGCGAACAGCAACATAGCAGACATCGGTTCAGGTACTGGGATCATCTCAAAGCTACTTCTGGAACGCGGAAGCTATGTTATCGCGGTCGAGCCAAATCAGGCAATGCGGGAAGCCGCCGAGCAAATGTTAGAAAGTAATCCGAAATTTCAGAGTACATCAGGTTCTGCAGAATCTACTGGGTTACCTGATGAGTCGGTTGATTTTATTGTCTGCGCTCAGGCGTTTCATTGGTTCGATCGCTCCGCAGCCCAAATGGAGTTTCGCAGAATTTTACGGCCAGGTGGGAGAGTAATACTCATCTGGAATTCACGTCTTACAAACGGTACTCCATTTCGTGAAGAGTACAATCAACTGCTTCATACATACGGAACCGACTACGAAAAAGTCAATCATAAAAATATTTCTAAGACGATTCTGCTCTCTTTTTTCAAGGAAGGTTCAATGCATGAAATGCGATTCAGAATGAGTCAGGAGTTCGATTTCGAGGGTTTGAAAGGCCGTTTGCTATCATCTTCCTACAGCCCTGTACCCGGGCATGCAAATTACGATCCTATGATGACAGAACTGCGGAATTTATTTGATAAAAATAATCAAGATGGTATTGTTGAATTCGATTATGAAACTGAGATTTTTTGGGGAGAAGTATAG